From a single Accipiter gentilis chromosome 10, bAccGen1.1, whole genome shotgun sequence genomic region:
- the USP36 gene encoding ubiquitin carboxyl-terminal hydrolase 36 isoform X2, whose product MPGPSGPTMPQIVEKLREVLKSGRRETGDDGELGRLLAASAKKVLLQKIEFEPASRGFSGQLELLRGKYVLLNPQAGTETASRHSGLEEKQHGKQGGDHAGVGDGIPMPQKVLFPTERLSMKWERIYRIGAGLHNLGNTCFLNSTVQCLTYTPPLANYLLSKEHSRTCQQGGFCMMCIMQNHTIQAFANSGNAIKPVSFIRDLKKIAQHIRFGRQEDAHEFLRYTIDAMQKACLNGCTKLDRQTQATTLIHQIFGGYLRSRVKCSVCKGVSDTYDPYLDLALEIGQAANIVRALELFVKPDILGGENAYMCAKCKKKVSASKRFTIHRVSNVLTLSLKRFADFGGGKITKDVGYPEFLNIRPYMSQNNGDPVMYELYAVLVHSGYSCHAGHYYCYVKASNGQWYQMNDDVVRCSNIKVVLNQQAYVLFYLRIPSPRKSSERPIARAASSLSGRTHGIVSDQVKKTVNFRSLSSPPTGRRPDMPPGKKLPGKKLPGPEEVGVPVARSMVGTGPKLSNGTAPPKLPTGFPSPKLPLRATHSATALPKEAAQKPKKPISCPQLPPAPRAAQGSCNTSNASGAKAGLSRQSSWETKQPPTSSKLPLEPSSSQEPGDSEENTRTLEKDSCGSSADSPVHGTPGKLAKASQKAKSKTSSFCTSQETDCGTDLPAGPGTELDASKDSKLAKPKSSLLANAALEPGSTVSPPPAKKLALSAKKGSTPRKASGSDRHTQPHPQLADRTCPTNTTHSESTPQPSGKSRLSSSALKMPNPEKPTFSFILSSAPWLPASPLTNGSTAHPSHYLPSCSREKGTPGSSKKKQQKQHRGAVGSSRALAVKGKDEVSNPPAKEKKLIQESFMGKEAAGNGPSSGQEGLGSQNLESPPKPQVSDPSASLDKESIYLCKKKKKKRRRRMEETEEHCPGMLSSDSSRRAETEPRRKKQRWSVEAGAGESEHRKRKWRESLSSPALEQPAANSVCATNGTPVAASSQAGDEYKRCLAALSPETGHETGIAPGSQKESSVVEELLGNSLDKAYGKQVLTWEGKISAVSQDAIRDAAWARSETVIDEWDEDFDRGKVKKIKLKQERRRRFNSFQELQNKRNFWSVTHPAKVAGLSHRL is encoded by the exons ATG ccgggGCCGTCGGGCCCCACGATGCCGCAGATCGTGGAGAAGCTGAGGGAGGTGCTGAAGTCGGGGCGGCGGGAGACGGGCGACGATGGGGAGCTGGGCCGGCTGCTGGCCGCCTCGGCCAAGAAGGTGCTGCTGCAGAAGATCGAGTTCGAGCCCGCCAGCCGCGGCTTCTCCggccagctggagctgctgcgggGGAAGTACGTGCTGCTCAACCCCCAGGCCGGGACCGAGACCGCCAGCCGCCACAGCGGCCTCGAGGAGAAACAGCATGGCAAGCAGG GTGGAGACCATGCCGGCGTGGGGGACGGGATCCCCATGCCCCAGAAGGTGCTCTTCCCCACGGAGCGCCTCTCCATGAAGTGGGAGCGGATCTACCGCATCGGTGCCGGGCTGCACAACCTAGGGAACACCTGCTTCCTCAACTCCACGGTGCAGTGCTTGACCTACACGCCGCCGCTCGCCAACTACCTGCTCTCCAAGGAGCACAGCCGCACCT gtCAACAAGGAGGCTTTTGCATGATGTGCATTATGCAGAACCACACCATCCAGGCTTTTGCCAACAGCGGCAATGCAATAAAGCCAGTGTCCTTCATCCGAGACCTCAAGA AGATTGCCCAGCACATCCGCTTCGGGAGACAGGAGGATGCACATGAGTTCCTGCGTTACACCATTGATGCCATGCAGAAGGCCTGCTTGAATGGCTGTACCAA GTTGGATCGCCAGACCCAGGCCACAACGCTGATTCACCAGATCTTTGGCGGTTACCTGCGGTCCCGTG TGAAGTGCTCGGTGTGCAAGGGCGTCTCGGACACCTATGATCCTTACCTGGACCTGGCACTGGAGATTGGG CAAGCCGCAAACATAGTGCGGGCGCTGGAGCTGTTTGTGAAGCCAGACATTCTGGGGGGTGAGAACGCCTACATGTGTGCCAA ATGCAAGAAGAAAGTGTCGGCCAGCAAACGCTTCACCATTCACCGAGTCTCCAATGTTCTCACACTCTCACTGAAGCGCTTTGCTGACTTTGGTGGAGGCAAAATCACAAAG GACGTGGGGTACCCTGAGTTCTTGAACATCCGCCCTTACATGTCTCAGAACAACGGGGATCCTGTCATGTACGAACTCTATGCAGTGCTGGTGCACTCTGGCTACAGCTGCCACGCAGGGCATTATTACTGCTATGTGAAG GCCAGTAATGGGCAGTGGTATCAAATGAACGATGATGTGGTCCGCTGCAGCAATATCAAAGTGGTCCTCAACCAGCAGGCCTACGTGCTGTTCTACCTGAG AATCCCCAGCCCCAGGAAGAGCTCAGAGAGGCCCATTGCCAGAGCTGCCTCCAGCCTGTCTGGCCGCACTCACGGCATCGTCTCTGATCAGGTCAAGAAAACTGTGAACTTCAGGTCCCTGTCTTCACCGCCAACGGGCCGG AGACCAGACATGCCGCCGGGGAAGAAGCTGCCAGGGAAGAAGCTGCCAGGGCCAGAGGAGGTCGGAGTCCCTGTGGCCCGCAGCATGGTTGGGACGGGGCCGAAGCTGTCGAATGGAACTGCTCCACCGAAACTGCCTACTGGGTTCCCATCACCCAAACTGCCTCTCAGAGCCACCCACTCGGCCACAGCACTGCCCAAGGAGGCAGCCCAGAAGCCCAAGAAGCCAATCTCCTGCCCGCAGCTGCCTCCTGCACCCAGAGCAGCTCAGGGCTCCTGCAACACCAGCAATGCAAGTGGGGCCAAAGCAGGGCTGTCCCGGCAGAGCTCCTGGGAGACCAAGCAGCCACCTACCTCATCCAAGCTGCCGCTGGagcccagctccagccaggagccCGGGGACAGTGAGGAGAACACCAGGACCCTGGAGAAGGACTCCTGTGGCAGCAGTGCTGACAGCCCAGTGCATGGCACACCGGGAAAGCTGGCCAAAGCGTCCCAGAAGGCCaagagcaaaaccagcagcttctgtaCCTCTCAGGAAACAGACTGTGGCACGGACCTCCCTGCTGGCCCTGGCACCGAGCTGGATGCCTCCAAAGACTCCAAGTTGGCAAAACCTAAATCCTCCCTGTTGGCCAACGCTGCTCTGGAGCCAGGCAGCACTGTGTCACCGCCACCAGCCAAGAAGCTGGCACTCTCTGCCAAAAAG GGCAGCACCCCacggaaggcgagcggaagtgacCGCCACACACAACCTCACCCACAGCTTGCTGACCGCACCTGCCCCACGAACACCACCCACTCTGAGTCCACTCCCCAGCCTTCCGGCAAGTCAAG GCTGTCCTCATCTGCTCTCAAAATGCCAAATCCTGAAAAGCCTACCTTCAGCTTCATCCTCAGCTCAGCCCCTTGGCTCCCAGCCTCCCCCCTGACCAACGGTTCCACTGCCCACCCTTCACACTACCTTCCTTCATGCAGCAGGGAGAAGGGCACCCCTGGTTCCtccaaaaagaagcagcaaaagcagcatcGTGGAGCAGTTGGCAGCTCTCGTGCTCTAGCTGTGAAGGGCAAGGATGAAGTCTCCAACCCCCCTGCGAAGGAGAAGAAACTCATTCAGGAGTCCTTCATGGGGAAGGAGGCGGCAGGCAACGGTCCCAGCAGTGGCCAGGAGGGGTTGGGCTCTCAGAACCTGGAGAGCCCGCCCAAGCCACAGGTGTCAGACCCCAGTGCTTCCCTGGACAAGGAATCCATCTACCtctgcaagaagaagaaaaagaagaggaggaggagaatggaggAGACAGAAGAGCACTGCCCTGGGATGCTGTCCTCGGACAG ctcTAGGAGGGCTGAGACGGAGCCCCGGAGGAAAAAGCAGCGGTGGAGTGTGGAGGCTGGTGCTGGAGAGAGCGAGCACCGCAAGCGCAAGTGGAGGGAGAGCCTCAGCAGCCCAGCCTTGGAGCAGCCAGCTGCCAACAGTGTCTGTGCCACAAACGGCACCCCAG TGGCAGCatccagccaggctggagatGAGTACAAGCGTTGCCTGGCTGCCCTGAGCCCTGAGACCGGCCATGAGACTGGTATAGCACCTGGGAGCCAGAAGGAGTCCAGCGTGGTGGAGGAGCTGCTTGGGAACTCCTTGGACAAGGCTTATGGCAAACAAG TCTTGACCTGGGAAGGCAAGATCTCAGCTGTCAGCCAGGATGCCATTCGAGACGCAGCGTGGGCCCGGAGCGAGACTGTCATCGATGAGTGGGATGAGGATTTTGACAGAGGGAAG GTAAAGAAGATTAAACTGAAGCAGGAACGGAGGAGACGCTTCAATTCCTTCCAAGAGCTGCAGAACAAGCGCAACTTCTGGTCGGTGACTCACCCTGCCAAGGTGGCCGGCCTGAGCCACCGGCTCTGA
- the USP36 gene encoding ubiquitin carboxyl-terminal hydrolase 36 isoform X1 has translation MPGPSGPTMPQIVEKLREVLKSGRRETGDDGELGRLLAASAKKVLLQKIEFEPASRGFSGQLELLRGKYVLLNPQAGTETASRHSGLEEKQHGKQGGDHAGVGDGIPMPQKVLFPTERLSMKWERIYRIGAGLHNLGNTCFLNSTVQCLTYTPPLANYLLSKEHSRTCQQGGFCMMCIMQNHTIQAFANSGNAIKPVSFIRDLKKIAQHIRFGRQEDAHEFLRYTIDAMQKACLNGCTKLDRQTQATTLIHQIFGGYLRSRVKCSVCKGVSDTYDPYLDLALEIGQAANIVRALELFVKPDILGGENAYMCAKCKKKVSASKRFTIHRVSNVLTLSLKRFADFGGGKITKDVGYPEFLNIRPYMSQNNGDPVMYELYAVLVHSGYSCHAGHYYCYVKASNGQWYQMNDDVVRCSNIKVVLNQQAYVLFYLRIPSPRKSSERPIARAASSLSGRTHGIVSDQVKKTVNFRSLSSPPTGRRPDMPPGKKLPGKKLPGPEEVGVPVARSMVGTGPKLSNGTAPPKLPTGFPSPKLPLRATHSATALPKEAAQKPKKPISCPQLPPAPRAAQGSCNTSNASGAKAGLSRQSSWETKQPPTSSKLPLEPSSSQEPGDSEENTRTLEKDSCGSSADSPVHGTPGKLAKASQKAKSKTSSFCTSQETDCGTDLPAGPGTELDASKDSKLAKPKSSLLANAALEPGSTVSPPPAKKLALSAKKGSTPRKASGSDRHTQPHPQLADRTCPTNTTHSESTPQPSGKSRLSSSALKMPNPEKPTFSFILSSAPWLPASPLTNGSTAHPSHYLPSCSREKGTPGSSKKKQQKQHRGAVGSSRALAVKGKDEVSNPPAKEKKLIQESFMGKEAAGNGPSSGQEGLGSQNLESPPKPQVSDPSASLDKESIYLCKKKKKKRRRRMEETEEHCPGMLSSDSSRRAETEPRRKKQRWSVEAGAGESEHRKRKWRESLSSPALEQPAANSVCATNGTPVAASSQAGDEYKRCLAALSPETGHETGIAPGSQKESSVVEELLGNSLDKAYGKQGNPCSPGWANSQAACLEAWMRAEPSVLCQGLSFPQHQQRQLQRLLEPGRCTRPRGCCGCHRVGCWSEGLQLLAQGGDPVQVGAAEHSMVLPTDHPAPQS, from the exons ATG ccgggGCCGTCGGGCCCCACGATGCCGCAGATCGTGGAGAAGCTGAGGGAGGTGCTGAAGTCGGGGCGGCGGGAGACGGGCGACGATGGGGAGCTGGGCCGGCTGCTGGCCGCCTCGGCCAAGAAGGTGCTGCTGCAGAAGATCGAGTTCGAGCCCGCCAGCCGCGGCTTCTCCggccagctggagctgctgcgggGGAAGTACGTGCTGCTCAACCCCCAGGCCGGGACCGAGACCGCCAGCCGCCACAGCGGCCTCGAGGAGAAACAGCATGGCAAGCAGG GTGGAGACCATGCCGGCGTGGGGGACGGGATCCCCATGCCCCAGAAGGTGCTCTTCCCCACGGAGCGCCTCTCCATGAAGTGGGAGCGGATCTACCGCATCGGTGCCGGGCTGCACAACCTAGGGAACACCTGCTTCCTCAACTCCACGGTGCAGTGCTTGACCTACACGCCGCCGCTCGCCAACTACCTGCTCTCCAAGGAGCACAGCCGCACCT gtCAACAAGGAGGCTTTTGCATGATGTGCATTATGCAGAACCACACCATCCAGGCTTTTGCCAACAGCGGCAATGCAATAAAGCCAGTGTCCTTCATCCGAGACCTCAAGA AGATTGCCCAGCACATCCGCTTCGGGAGACAGGAGGATGCACATGAGTTCCTGCGTTACACCATTGATGCCATGCAGAAGGCCTGCTTGAATGGCTGTACCAA GTTGGATCGCCAGACCCAGGCCACAACGCTGATTCACCAGATCTTTGGCGGTTACCTGCGGTCCCGTG TGAAGTGCTCGGTGTGCAAGGGCGTCTCGGACACCTATGATCCTTACCTGGACCTGGCACTGGAGATTGGG CAAGCCGCAAACATAGTGCGGGCGCTGGAGCTGTTTGTGAAGCCAGACATTCTGGGGGGTGAGAACGCCTACATGTGTGCCAA ATGCAAGAAGAAAGTGTCGGCCAGCAAACGCTTCACCATTCACCGAGTCTCCAATGTTCTCACACTCTCACTGAAGCGCTTTGCTGACTTTGGTGGAGGCAAAATCACAAAG GACGTGGGGTACCCTGAGTTCTTGAACATCCGCCCTTACATGTCTCAGAACAACGGGGATCCTGTCATGTACGAACTCTATGCAGTGCTGGTGCACTCTGGCTACAGCTGCCACGCAGGGCATTATTACTGCTATGTGAAG GCCAGTAATGGGCAGTGGTATCAAATGAACGATGATGTGGTCCGCTGCAGCAATATCAAAGTGGTCCTCAACCAGCAGGCCTACGTGCTGTTCTACCTGAG AATCCCCAGCCCCAGGAAGAGCTCAGAGAGGCCCATTGCCAGAGCTGCCTCCAGCCTGTCTGGCCGCACTCACGGCATCGTCTCTGATCAGGTCAAGAAAACTGTGAACTTCAGGTCCCTGTCTTCACCGCCAACGGGCCGG AGACCAGACATGCCGCCGGGGAAGAAGCTGCCAGGGAAGAAGCTGCCAGGGCCAGAGGAGGTCGGAGTCCCTGTGGCCCGCAGCATGGTTGGGACGGGGCCGAAGCTGTCGAATGGAACTGCTCCACCGAAACTGCCTACTGGGTTCCCATCACCCAAACTGCCTCTCAGAGCCACCCACTCGGCCACAGCACTGCCCAAGGAGGCAGCCCAGAAGCCCAAGAAGCCAATCTCCTGCCCGCAGCTGCCTCCTGCACCCAGAGCAGCTCAGGGCTCCTGCAACACCAGCAATGCAAGTGGGGCCAAAGCAGGGCTGTCCCGGCAGAGCTCCTGGGAGACCAAGCAGCCACCTACCTCATCCAAGCTGCCGCTGGagcccagctccagccaggagccCGGGGACAGTGAGGAGAACACCAGGACCCTGGAGAAGGACTCCTGTGGCAGCAGTGCTGACAGCCCAGTGCATGGCACACCGGGAAAGCTGGCCAAAGCGTCCCAGAAGGCCaagagcaaaaccagcagcttctgtaCCTCTCAGGAAACAGACTGTGGCACGGACCTCCCTGCTGGCCCTGGCACCGAGCTGGATGCCTCCAAAGACTCCAAGTTGGCAAAACCTAAATCCTCCCTGTTGGCCAACGCTGCTCTGGAGCCAGGCAGCACTGTGTCACCGCCACCAGCCAAGAAGCTGGCACTCTCTGCCAAAAAG GGCAGCACCCCacggaaggcgagcggaagtgacCGCCACACACAACCTCACCCACAGCTTGCTGACCGCACCTGCCCCACGAACACCACCCACTCTGAGTCCACTCCCCAGCCTTCCGGCAAGTCAAG GCTGTCCTCATCTGCTCTCAAAATGCCAAATCCTGAAAAGCCTACCTTCAGCTTCATCCTCAGCTCAGCCCCTTGGCTCCCAGCCTCCCCCCTGACCAACGGTTCCACTGCCCACCCTTCACACTACCTTCCTTCATGCAGCAGGGAGAAGGGCACCCCTGGTTCCtccaaaaagaagcagcaaaagcagcatcGTGGAGCAGTTGGCAGCTCTCGTGCTCTAGCTGTGAAGGGCAAGGATGAAGTCTCCAACCCCCCTGCGAAGGAGAAGAAACTCATTCAGGAGTCCTTCATGGGGAAGGAGGCGGCAGGCAACGGTCCCAGCAGTGGCCAGGAGGGGTTGGGCTCTCAGAACCTGGAGAGCCCGCCCAAGCCACAGGTGTCAGACCCCAGTGCTTCCCTGGACAAGGAATCCATCTACCtctgcaagaagaagaaaaagaagaggaggaggagaatggaggAGACAGAAGAGCACTGCCCTGGGATGCTGTCCTCGGACAG ctcTAGGAGGGCTGAGACGGAGCCCCGGAGGAAAAAGCAGCGGTGGAGTGTGGAGGCTGGTGCTGGAGAGAGCGAGCACCGCAAGCGCAAGTGGAGGGAGAGCCTCAGCAGCCCAGCCTTGGAGCAGCCAGCTGCCAACAGTGTCTGTGCCACAAACGGCACCCCAG TGGCAGCatccagccaggctggagatGAGTACAAGCGTTGCCTGGCTGCCCTGAGCCCTGAGACCGGCCATGAGACTGGTATAGCACCTGGGAGCCAGAAGGAGTCCAGCGTGGTGGAGGAGCTGCTTGGGAACTCCTTGGACAAGGCTTATGGCAAACAAGGTAATCCGTGCTCGCCTGGGTGGGCAAACAGCCAGGCAGCTTGCCTTGAGGCCTGGATGCGGGCAGAGCCCTCTGTGCTCTGCCAGGGCCTGAGCTTCCCCCAGCACCAGCAGAGGCAGCTACAGAGGCTCCTGGAGCCAGGCAGATGCACCCGGCCAAGGGGCTGTTGTGGGTGCCACAGAGTGGGGTGCTGGAGTGAGGGGCTCCAGCTGCTGGCCCAGGGTGGGGATCCGGTGCAGGTGGGTGCAGCGGAGCACAGCATGGTGCTCCCTACTGATCACCCTGCTCCGCAGTCTTGA
- the USP36 gene encoding ubiquitin carboxyl-terminal hydrolase 36 isoform X3 codes for MPGPSGPTMPQIVEKLREVLKSGRRETGDDGELGRLLAASAKKVLLQKIEFEPASRGFSGQLELLRGKYVLLNPQAGTETASRHSGLEEKQHGKQGGDHAGVGDGIPMPQKVLFPTERLSMKWERIYRIGAGLHNLGNTCFLNSTVQCLTYTPPLANYLLSKEHSRTCQQGGFCMMCIMQNHTIQAFANSGNAIKPVSFIRDLKKIAQHIRFGRQEDAHEFLRYTIDAMQKACLNGCTKLDRQTQATTLIHQIFGGYLRSRVKCSVCKGVSDTYDPYLDLALEIGQAANIVRALELFVKPDILGGENAYMCAKCKKKVSASKRFTIHRVSNVLTLSLKRFADFGGGKITKDVGYPEFLNIRPYMSQNNGDPVMYELYAVLVHSGYSCHAGHYYCYVKASNGQWYQMNDDVVRCSNIKVVLNQQAYVLFYLRIPSPRKSSERPIARAASSLSGRTHGIVSDQVKKTVNFRSLSSPPTGRRPDMPPGKKLPGKKLPGPEEVGVPVARSMVGTGPKLSNGTAPPKLPTGFPSPKLPLRATHSATALPKEAAQKPKKPISCPQLPPAPRAAQGSCNTSNASGAKAGLSRQSSWETKQPPTSSKLPLEPSSSQEPGDSEENTRTLEKDSCGSSADSPVHGTPGKLAKASQKAKSKTSSFCTSQETDCGTDLPAGPGTELDASKDSKLAKPKSSLLANAALEPGSTVSPPPAKKLALSAKKGSTPRKASGSDRHTQPHPQLADRTCPTNTTHSESTPQPSGKSSREKGTPGSSKKKQQKQHRGAVGSSRALAVKGKDEVSNPPAKEKKLIQESFMGKEAAGNGPSSGQEGLGSQNLESPPKPQVSDPSASLDKESIYLCKKKKKKRRRRMEETEEHCPGMLSSDSSRRAETEPRRKKQRWSVEAGAGESEHRKRKWRESLSSPALEQPAANSVCATNGTPVAASSQAGDEYKRCLAALSPETGHETGIAPGSQKESSVVEELLGNSLDKAYGKQGNPCSPGWANSQAACLEAWMRAEPSVLCQGLSFPQHQQRQLQRLLEPGRCTRPRGCCGCHRVGCWSEGLQLLAQGGDPVQVGAAEHSMVLPTDHPAPQS; via the exons ATG ccgggGCCGTCGGGCCCCACGATGCCGCAGATCGTGGAGAAGCTGAGGGAGGTGCTGAAGTCGGGGCGGCGGGAGACGGGCGACGATGGGGAGCTGGGCCGGCTGCTGGCCGCCTCGGCCAAGAAGGTGCTGCTGCAGAAGATCGAGTTCGAGCCCGCCAGCCGCGGCTTCTCCggccagctggagctgctgcgggGGAAGTACGTGCTGCTCAACCCCCAGGCCGGGACCGAGACCGCCAGCCGCCACAGCGGCCTCGAGGAGAAACAGCATGGCAAGCAGG GTGGAGACCATGCCGGCGTGGGGGACGGGATCCCCATGCCCCAGAAGGTGCTCTTCCCCACGGAGCGCCTCTCCATGAAGTGGGAGCGGATCTACCGCATCGGTGCCGGGCTGCACAACCTAGGGAACACCTGCTTCCTCAACTCCACGGTGCAGTGCTTGACCTACACGCCGCCGCTCGCCAACTACCTGCTCTCCAAGGAGCACAGCCGCACCT gtCAACAAGGAGGCTTTTGCATGATGTGCATTATGCAGAACCACACCATCCAGGCTTTTGCCAACAGCGGCAATGCAATAAAGCCAGTGTCCTTCATCCGAGACCTCAAGA AGATTGCCCAGCACATCCGCTTCGGGAGACAGGAGGATGCACATGAGTTCCTGCGTTACACCATTGATGCCATGCAGAAGGCCTGCTTGAATGGCTGTACCAA GTTGGATCGCCAGACCCAGGCCACAACGCTGATTCACCAGATCTTTGGCGGTTACCTGCGGTCCCGTG TGAAGTGCTCGGTGTGCAAGGGCGTCTCGGACACCTATGATCCTTACCTGGACCTGGCACTGGAGATTGGG CAAGCCGCAAACATAGTGCGGGCGCTGGAGCTGTTTGTGAAGCCAGACATTCTGGGGGGTGAGAACGCCTACATGTGTGCCAA ATGCAAGAAGAAAGTGTCGGCCAGCAAACGCTTCACCATTCACCGAGTCTCCAATGTTCTCACACTCTCACTGAAGCGCTTTGCTGACTTTGGTGGAGGCAAAATCACAAAG GACGTGGGGTACCCTGAGTTCTTGAACATCCGCCCTTACATGTCTCAGAACAACGGGGATCCTGTCATGTACGAACTCTATGCAGTGCTGGTGCACTCTGGCTACAGCTGCCACGCAGGGCATTATTACTGCTATGTGAAG GCCAGTAATGGGCAGTGGTATCAAATGAACGATGATGTGGTCCGCTGCAGCAATATCAAAGTGGTCCTCAACCAGCAGGCCTACGTGCTGTTCTACCTGAG AATCCCCAGCCCCAGGAAGAGCTCAGAGAGGCCCATTGCCAGAGCTGCCTCCAGCCTGTCTGGCCGCACTCACGGCATCGTCTCTGATCAGGTCAAGAAAACTGTGAACTTCAGGTCCCTGTCTTCACCGCCAACGGGCCGG AGACCAGACATGCCGCCGGGGAAGAAGCTGCCAGGGAAGAAGCTGCCAGGGCCAGAGGAGGTCGGAGTCCCTGTGGCCCGCAGCATGGTTGGGACGGGGCCGAAGCTGTCGAATGGAACTGCTCCACCGAAACTGCCTACTGGGTTCCCATCACCCAAACTGCCTCTCAGAGCCACCCACTCGGCCACAGCACTGCCCAAGGAGGCAGCCCAGAAGCCCAAGAAGCCAATCTCCTGCCCGCAGCTGCCTCCTGCACCCAGAGCAGCTCAGGGCTCCTGCAACACCAGCAATGCAAGTGGGGCCAAAGCAGGGCTGTCCCGGCAGAGCTCCTGGGAGACCAAGCAGCCACCTACCTCATCCAAGCTGCCGCTGGagcccagctccagccaggagccCGGGGACAGTGAGGAGAACACCAGGACCCTGGAGAAGGACTCCTGTGGCAGCAGTGCTGACAGCCCAGTGCATGGCACACCGGGAAAGCTGGCCAAAGCGTCCCAGAAGGCCaagagcaaaaccagcagcttctgtaCCTCTCAGGAAACAGACTGTGGCACGGACCTCCCTGCTGGCCCTGGCACCGAGCTGGATGCCTCCAAAGACTCCAAGTTGGCAAAACCTAAATCCTCCCTGTTGGCCAACGCTGCTCTGGAGCCAGGCAGCACTGTGTCACCGCCACCAGCCAAGAAGCTGGCACTCTCTGCCAAAAAG GGCAGCACCCCacggaaggcgagcggaagtgacCGCCACACACAACCTCACCCACAGCTTGCTGACCGCACCTGCCCCACGAACACCACCCACTCTGAGTCCACTCCCCAGCCTTCCGGCAAGTCAAG CAGGGAGAAGGGCACCCCTGGTTCCtccaaaaagaagcagcaaaagcagcatcGTGGAGCAGTTGGCAGCTCTCGTGCTCTAGCTGTGAAGGGCAAGGATGAAGTCTCCAACCCCCCTGCGAAGGAGAAGAAACTCATTCAGGAGTCCTTCATGGGGAAGGAGGCGGCAGGCAACGGTCCCAGCAGTGGCCAGGAGGGGTTGGGCTCTCAGAACCTGGAGAGCCCGCCCAAGCCACAGGTGTCAGACCCCAGTGCTTCCCTGGACAAGGAATCCATCTACCtctgcaagaagaagaaaaagaagaggaggaggagaatggaggAGACAGAAGAGCACTGCCCTGGGATGCTGTCCTCGGACAG ctcTAGGAGGGCTGAGACGGAGCCCCGGAGGAAAAAGCAGCGGTGGAGTGTGGAGGCTGGTGCTGGAGAGAGCGAGCACCGCAAGCGCAAGTGGAGGGAGAGCCTCAGCAGCCCAGCCTTGGAGCAGCCAGCTGCCAACAGTGTCTGTGCCACAAACGGCACCCCAG TGGCAGCatccagccaggctggagatGAGTACAAGCGTTGCCTGGCTGCCCTGAGCCCTGAGACCGGCCATGAGACTGGTATAGCACCTGGGAGCCAGAAGGAGTCCAGCGTGGTGGAGGAGCTGCTTGGGAACTCCTTGGACAAGGCTTATGGCAAACAAGGTAATCCGTGCTCGCCTGGGTGGGCAAACAGCCAGGCAGCTTGCCTTGAGGCCTGGATGCGGGCAGAGCCCTCTGTGCTCTGCCAGGGCCTGAGCTTCCCCCAGCACCAGCAGAGGCAGCTACAGAGGCTCCTGGAGCCAGGCAGATGCACCCGGCCAAGGGGCTGTTGTGGGTGCCACAGAGTGGGGTGCTGGAGTGAGGGGCTCCAGCTGCTGGCCCAGGGTGGGGATCCGGTGCAGGTGGGTGCAGCGGAGCACAGCATGGTGCTCCCTACTGATCACCCTGCTCCGCAGTCTTGA